The following coding sequences are from one Triticum dicoccoides isolate Atlit2015 ecotype Zavitan chromosome 4A, WEW_v2.0, whole genome shotgun sequence window:
- the LOC119284856 gene encoding uncharacterized protein LOC119284856, with amino-acid sequence MATSFDRWEKDPFFLAAEEVQESADRMESVYKIWVQERSGGDSALGGEVGAVELRRELHTALGTAKWQLDELERAIRSNDEVVSAGKDTRALHSNFVAAIGYRILEVENNLNASNVAEGRGTLSWIHLDESERDDLAAFLSATPPQHQDKVVTIPSAGDIQVGSNPTRVRKNISADSSNDSSGSADLSSARAKEDAHRGHRRSVSASADIGSSPMSFPNEREGAAEQSSLGPHRAPLLNIVKACGLPSALKPKPAIKYKKGAVRWAHADKQDLEAAIPLTNPQLGQGLDGYSERSIGYLNTCDGVTYNKKLYGWLGALRKKLQRSQYQIRYGRPAQLILFALAVLIIFVFVFKTIW; translated from the exons ATGGCGACGTCGTTCGACCGCTGGGAGaaggaccccttcttcctcgccgccgAGGAGGTCCAGGAGTCTGCCGATCG GATGGAATCGGTGTACAAGATATGGgtgcaggagaggagcggcggcgaTTCGGCCCTCGGCGGGGAGGTCGGCGCCGTCGAGCTGCGCCGCGAGCTGCACACCGCGCTCGGCACCGCCAAGTGGCAG CTTGATGAATTGGAGCGAGCAATTAGATCAAACGACGAGGTTGTCTCGGCAGGAAAGGATACGAGAGCACTGCATAGTAACTTTGTTGCGGCGATTGGCTATCGCATATTAGAAGTTGAGAACAACCTGAATGCATCCAATGTCGCGGAGGGGAGGGGCACACTGAGCTGGATTCATTTGGATGAGAGCGAGCGGGACGACCTCGCGGCTTTCCTATCTGCAACCCCTCCTCAACATCAGGATAAAGTTGTTACAATCCCGTCTGCTGGCGATATTCAGGTGGGCAGCAACCCCACAAGGGTGAGGAAAAATATCTCAGCTGACAGCTCCAATGATTCATCTGGCTCTGCAGACTTGAGTTCAGCGAGAGCAAAAGAAGATGCACATCGTGGGCACAGGAGGTCAGTCAGTGCCAGTGCTGATATTGGATCGTCGCCTATGTCATTTCCAAATGAACGGGAGGGTGCTGCTGAACAATCATCTCTTGGCCCACACAGAGCACCTTTGCTGAATATTGTTAAAGCGTGCGGATTGCCAAGTGCCTTGAAACCTAAGCCTGCAATTAAGTACAAAAAAGGAGCTGTGAGGTGGGCACATGCAGACAAACAGGATCTTGAAGCGGCAATCCCTCTCACAAATCCTCAGTTGGGTCAG GGCTTAGATGGATACTCTGAAAGAAGCATCGGTTACTTAAATACTTGCGATGGGGTTACATACAATAAGAAACTCTATGGTTGGCTTGGAGCACTGCGTAAGAAACTTCAGAGATCACAATATCAAATTCGATATGGGCGGCCTGCTCAATTGATTCTGTTTGCACTTGCTGTTCTCATAATAT TTGTGTTTGTATTCAAGACAATATGGTGA
- the LOC119284857 gene encoding 54S ribosomal protein L51, mitochondrial-like, which translates to MALRGVWQLQKLVVNYCDWGGSSRGIRAFMESHLPALKEKNPQLEVVTQLVRGQHPNLKGIYKNHNERVVCVRNLAPEDIMLQASRLRCSLGRKVVKLRTRHVTKRPSVQGTWTTELKM; encoded by the exons ATGGCGCTGAGGGGCGTTTGGCAGCTGCAGAAGCTTGTGGTGAACTACTGCGACTGGGGAGGGAGCAGCAGAGGAATCAG GGCTTTTATGGAGTCACATCTTCCAGCTTTGAAGGAAAAGAATCCCCAGTTAGAGGTAGTGACACAGCTTGTCCGTGGTCAGCATCCTAACTTGAAGGGCATTTACA AAAACCATAACGAGAGAGTGGTTTGTGTCAGAAATCTAGCACCCGAGGACATCATGTTGCAAGCTAGTAGGCTAAGGTGTTCTCTGGGCAGGAAAGTGGTGAAGCTGAGAACCAGACACGTTACGAAACGGCCAAGTGTCCAGGGGACATGGACGACGGAACTGAAGATGTGA
- the LOC119288645 gene encoding uncharacterized protein LOC119288645 — MDPGNGFLAAKLTDDLVVEILSWLPFKSFCRFKCVCKAWLALSSDPQYCKKLLKITTGLLYQRRYHSAIKLASLPHNDKDFDEALSFLPQYEQLELMDSCNGLVLCKYKNNYTPQGICRFIVCNPATREWKILPDTPLSHYDPFYNMSILAFSTSWSANFYVFNFQRLSTLRLGFGPVKLQVFSFDLSSWFLDDASWLSETMVSQPHLFIDGALYVRTDLHEIMVLKSLEETSSGILPSLRTIELPHEDVGFIARFGQCCFGQSSGALHYALPEEDARTILVWGLDVDEPYEWSLKYRLSMSHAFGRDNLCQYDSHSWKCDYEVIALDLENDGLVLFDERADKLHLYNIRTGELNVIQPDNHRCRSLEDEYYHYVASYSKLPALTM; from the coding sequence ATGGACCCTGGGAATGGTTTTCTTGCTGCTAAGCTAACTGATGATCTGGTGGTGGAGATCCTCTCCTGGCTGCCTTTCAAGTCTTTTTGCCGCTTCAAATGTGTTTGCAAGGCCTGGCTTGCCTTATCCTCTGATCCGCAATACTGCAAGAAGCTTCTGAAAATTACAACAGGTCTTCTCTACCAACGACGTTATCACTCTGCTATTAAGCTCGCTAGCCTGCCCCACAATGATAAGGATTTTGATGAAGCTCTTAGTTTCCTACCACAGTATGAGCAATTAGAGCTGATGGACTCTTGCAATGGCCTAGTCCTTTGTAAGTACAAGAACAACTATACTCCTCAAGGTATTTGCCGCTTTATCGTGTGCAATCCGGCAACACGAGAGTGGAAGATACTCCCTGACACTCCTCTTAGCCATTATGACCCTTTTTACAATATGAGTATTCTGGCCTTCAGCACATCATGGTCGGCAAACTTCTACGTCTTCAACTTTCAGCGGCTGAGTACCCTTCGTTTGGGATTTGGCCCTGTCAAACTTCAGGTGTTCTCGTTTGATCTTTCCTCTTGGTTTCTGGATGATGCATCATGGCTCTCTGAGACAATGGTTTCTCAACCACACCTGTTTATTGATGGAGCACTGTATGTGCGGACAGATTTGCATGAGATTATGGTACTGAAGAGCTTGGAGGAAACTAGTTCTGGCATTCTACCCTCTCTTCGGACTATTGAGTTGCCGCATGAAGATGTTGGTTTTATTGCTAGGTTTGGCCAATGTTGCTTCGGCCAATCTTCGGGGGCCTTGCATTACGCATTGCCAGAGGAGGATGCTCGTACAATTCTTGTTTGGGGTCTTGATGTTGATGAGCCTTATGAGTGGAGCCTCAAGTACCGCCTCAGTATGAGCCATGCATTCGGAAGGGACAACCTTTGTCAGTATGACTCACATTCCTGGAAATGTGACTATGAGGTCATCGCTCTTGACCTGGAGAACGATGGTCTTGTCCTATTTGATGAACGGGCAGATAAGCTTCATTTGTACAATATAAGAACCGGTGAACTTAACGTGATTCAACCAGATAACCACCGCTGCCGCAGTTTGGAAGACGAATACTACCATTATGTGGCATCCTACTCAAAGCTCCCTGCTTTAACCATGTAG